A window from Nitrospira sp. ND1 encodes these proteins:
- a CDS encoding formate/nitrite transporter family protein — protein sequence MHTADHERIAGVAAKKWSFFERSPGGYLILSALAGIYLGFGIALIFSVGGPLAAAGSPVVKLVMGVSFGIALTLVIFAGSELFTGNNLIGTIGGLTRSLTWAQVMQLNAWSWLGNLAGSLGLAWLIVQSGVFAKGPTTELIEKVASVKMSLPAWELFVRGILCNWLICLAVWMTGRTSNDTAKILLIFWCLFAFIGTGFEHSIANQSLLGMALFLPHDAAVSWGAFWYNQLFVVLGNLVGGGLFVGGLYWMVSPYRVTEATAAPVAQPVVSAVAGS from the coding sequence ATGCATACAGCGGATCACGAGCGGATCGCAGGGGTAGCAGCAAAGAAGTGGTCATTTTTCGAACGGTCACCGGGCGGATATCTCATCCTCTCGGCCTTGGCCGGGATCTATCTCGGGTTTGGGATTGCGTTGATCTTCAGTGTGGGGGGACCATTGGCCGCGGCCGGGTCTCCGGTGGTCAAACTCGTGATGGGGGTGTCGTTCGGGATTGCATTGACGCTCGTGATTTTCGCGGGGTCTGAGTTGTTCACCGGCAATAACCTCATCGGCACCATCGGTGGCCTGACGAGAAGTCTCACCTGGGCGCAAGTCATGCAACTCAATGCCTGGTCCTGGCTCGGCAATCTGGCGGGCTCGTTGGGGTTGGCCTGGCTCATTGTCCAATCGGGCGTGTTCGCCAAAGGGCCGACGACGGAACTGATCGAGAAAGTGGCCTCGGTAAAGATGTCGCTGCCTGCCTGGGAGCTGTTCGTGCGGGGCATTCTCTGCAATTGGCTGATCTGTCTGGCGGTCTGGATGACGGGGCGAACGAGCAACGATACGGCGAAGATTCTCCTGATCTTCTGGTGCCTGTTCGCCTTCATCGGCACCGGGTTCGAGCATAGCATCGCCAATCAATCGTTGTTGGGCATGGCGTTGTTTCTGCCGCATGACGCGGCTGTGAGTTGGGGGGCCTTTTGGTACAACCAGCTGTTCGTCGTGCTGGGGAACCTGGTGGGCGGCGGGTTGTTTGTCGGGGGGCTCTATTGGATGGTGAGCCCCTATCGCGTAACGGAAGCGACGGCGGCCCCGGTAGCTCAACCGGTGGTGTCGGCGGTGGCAGGATCGTAA
- the glnA gene encoding type I glutamate--ammonia ligase, with protein MNVREVLDFAKKNKVQVVDMKFVDLIGTWQHFTIPVSELTEGLFKDGSGLDGSSIRGWRAINNSDMLLVPDPATACMDPFCSVPTLSLIGNVVDPITREMYDRDPRFIAQKAEKYLQSTKIGDTSYWGPEAEFFIFDHARYDQTNHSAYYHIDSDEGVWNMGQEGVNLGGKIRHKEGYFPVPPTDTQQDIRTEMILEMEKAGIATEKHHHEVATAGQAEIDIRFDSLLRTADKMMMFKYIVKNVARRHGKTVTFMPKPIFGDNGSGMHTHQSIWKDGKPLFAGKEYAGVSQMCLHYIGGILKHAPALAAFTNPSTNSYKRLTPGFEAPVLLAYSSRNRSAGIRIPMYSPSPKAKRIEVRFPDPAANPYLAFAAMLMAGLDGIENKINPGEPAEKDLYDLEAKEAAKIRTMPGSLDEALNHLEKDHQFLLKGGVFSEDLIEAWIGYKRTKEVDTMRLRPHPYEFFLYYDV; from the coding sequence ATGAACGTTCGTGAGGTGTTAGATTTTGCAAAGAAGAATAAGGTCCAGGTCGTGGACATGAAGTTCGTGGATCTGATCGGCACCTGGCAGCATTTTACGATTCCAGTCAGCGAACTGACGGAAGGCCTGTTCAAGGACGGGTCCGGGCTCGACGGATCGTCGATTCGAGGCTGGAGGGCGATCAACAACAGCGACATGCTGCTCGTGCCGGACCCGGCAACCGCTTGCATGGATCCGTTTTGTTCGGTGCCCACCCTGAGCCTCATCGGCAATGTCGTCGATCCGATCACGCGTGAAATGTACGATCGCGATCCGCGGTTCATCGCCCAGAAGGCGGAGAAATATCTCCAGAGCACCAAGATCGGCGACACCTCCTATTGGGGACCGGAAGCCGAGTTTTTCATTTTCGATCATGCGCGGTACGACCAGACGAACCACAGCGCCTACTACCACATCGATTCCGACGAGGGCGTGTGGAATATGGGGCAGGAGGGCGTCAACCTGGGCGGCAAGATCCGCCACAAGGAAGGGTACTTCCCGGTTCCGCCGACCGATACGCAGCAGGACATCCGCACGGAAATGATTCTCGAGATGGAGAAGGCGGGCATCGCCACCGAGAAACATCACCACGAAGTGGCCACGGCAGGCCAGGCTGAAATCGATATCCGCTTCGACAGCCTGCTGAGAACTGCGGACAAGATGATGATGTTCAAATACATCGTCAAGAACGTGGCGCGACGGCACGGCAAGACGGTCACCTTCATGCCGAAGCCGATTTTCGGCGACAACGGATCGGGCATGCACACCCACCAGAGCATCTGGAAAGACGGAAAGCCTCTGTTCGCAGGGAAGGAATATGCCGGCGTGTCGCAGATGTGCCTGCACTACATCGGTGGAATTCTGAAGCATGCACCGGCCCTGGCGGCCTTCACCAACCCCTCGACGAACTCCTATAAGCGGTTGACCCCTGGCTTTGAAGCGCCGGTGTTGCTGGCCTATTCGAGCCGGAACCGGTCGGCCGGTATTCGCATTCCCATGTATTCTCCGAGCCCGAAGGCGAAGCGAATTGAGGTGCGCTTTCCGGACCCCGCAGCCAACCCCTATCTCGCGTTTGCGGCCATGTTGATGGCCGGATTGGACGGTATCGAAAACAAGATCAATCCGGGAGAGCCGGCCGAGAAGGATCTGTACGATCTCGAAGCCAAGGAAGCCGCGAAGATTCGCACGATGCCGGGGAGTCTGGACGAGGCCCTCAATCACCTGGAGAAGGACCATCAATTCCTGCTCAAGGGCGGGGTGTTCAGCGAGGACCTCATTGAGGCCTGGATCGGGTACAAGCGTACCAAGGAAGTGGATACTATGCGGTTGCGACCGCATCCGTACGAGTTCTTCCTGTATTATGACGTGTAG